A single window of Archangium gephyra DNA harbors:
- a CDS encoding outer membrane beta-barrel domain-containing protein, whose protein sequence is MKTATRLLIALCLAPVPALAQDAAPAPTPAPAAPAKPAPSGSGSEQEAGDVSEVDKDRLGPLRERVRPVSGHLFLKQGRFEFSPSATLSIKDAFFSKYILGGTLTYHPTETLGLSLRAGYALNTVASAAQICTFTGDDGSTRGCRRPTYEELDGEAPGQLTLMGGVDVQWAPIYGKISLLAEQFLHFDLYGVAGATAVQYRGPAKTAELTAGGNVGVGMRFFLNRWVTVRTEFRDLIYVEKALNPATTLRNQLMFELGVSLFFPSAHPEP, encoded by the coding sequence ATGAAGACCGCCACCCGTCTGCTGATCGCGCTCTGTCTGGCGCCCGTGCCCGCCCTGGCCCAGGACGCGGCACCCGCTCCCACTCCCGCGCCCGCCGCCCCGGCGAAGCCCGCCCCGTCCGGGTCCGGCTCCGAGCAGGAGGCCGGCGACGTGTCCGAGGTGGACAAGGATCGTCTCGGCCCCCTGCGCGAGCGCGTCCGTCCCGTCTCCGGCCACCTCTTCCTCAAGCAGGGCCGCTTCGAGTTCAGCCCGTCCGCCACGCTCTCCATCAAGGATGCCTTCTTCTCGAAGTACATCCTGGGTGGCACGCTCACCTACCACCCCACCGAGACGCTGGGGTTGAGCCTGCGCGCCGGCTACGCCCTCAACACGGTGGCCAGCGCGGCGCAGATCTGCACCTTCACCGGCGATGACGGCAGCACCCGCGGCTGCCGCCGGCCCACCTATGAGGAGCTGGATGGGGAGGCCCCCGGCCAGCTGACCCTCATGGGCGGCGTCGACGTCCAGTGGGCGCCCATCTACGGGAAGATCTCCCTGCTGGCCGAGCAGTTCCTCCACTTCGATCTCTACGGCGTGGCGGGCGCCACCGCGGTGCAGTACCGCGGGCCCGCCAAGACGGCGGAGCTCACCGCGGGCGGCAACGTCGGCGTCGGCATGCGCTTCTTCCTCAACCGCTGGGTGACGGTGCGCACCGAGTTCCGTGACCTCATCTACGTGGAGAAGGCCCTCAACCCGGCCACCACGCTGCGCAACCAGCTGATGTTCGAGCTGGGTGTGTCCCTCTTCTTCCCCTCCGCCCATCCCGAGCCATGA
- a CDS encoding outer membrane beta-barrel domain-containing protein: MNRLQAIVLALCIAPASAVAQNQEDTGLGLDLSSGEQKPQEETDTSAETPTEEPPPLPSTLAEPPPAEPLSPADRDVTLDDRVKSVQRKVYLKKGRFEVAPSVTLSVNDPYYTKFGAGLRGAFYLADTLAVAGRFSIMQVLPEDDVRIAKRTFDSRIFFSVPQWAAMGDVEWSPLYGKVAFLNDILHFDAYLLGGLGVVNTQTSQVLVTPKVPRGPSFAVDLGLGLRFVARDYLAVNVALINTSYVDQPLNTSKGATQNLMTLNAGISFFFPMKSTGRESE, translated from the coding sequence GTGAATCGCCTCCAGGCCATCGTGCTCGCGCTGTGCATCGCGCCAGCATCAGCAGTTGCCCAGAACCAGGAAGACACGGGGCTCGGACTCGATCTGAGCAGCGGTGAGCAGAAGCCCCAGGAAGAGACGGACACCAGCGCGGAGACGCCCACGGAGGAGCCGCCCCCGCTGCCCTCCACGTTGGCGGAGCCGCCTCCGGCCGAGCCGCTCTCGCCAGCGGATCGCGACGTCACGCTCGACGACCGCGTCAAGAGCGTGCAGCGCAAGGTGTACCTCAAGAAGGGCCGCTTCGAAGTGGCGCCCTCCGTCACCTTGTCGGTGAACGATCCGTACTACACCAAGTTCGGCGCCGGGTTGCGCGGGGCCTTCTACCTGGCGGACACGCTGGCGGTGGCCGGGCGCTTCTCCATCATGCAGGTGCTGCCCGAGGATGACGTGCGCATCGCCAAGCGCACCTTCGACAGCCGCATCTTCTTCTCGGTGCCCCAGTGGGCGGCCATGGGCGACGTGGAGTGGAGCCCGCTCTACGGCAAGGTGGCCTTCCTCAACGACATCCTCCACTTCGATGCCTACCTCCTGGGCGGCCTCGGCGTGGTGAACACCCAGACGTCCCAGGTGCTGGTGACCCCCAAGGTGCCCCGTGGCCCCAGCTTCGCCGTGGACCTCGGCCTGGGCCTGCGCTTCGTGGCCCGTGACTACCTCGCGGTGAACGTGGCGCTCATCAACACGTCCTACGTGGATCAGCCTCTCAACACGAGCAAGGGCGCCACCCAGAACCTCATGACCCTCAATGCCGGCATCTCCTTCTTCTTCCCGATGAAGTCGACCGGTCGGGAGTCCGAATGA
- the cglC gene encoding adventurous gliding motility lipoprotein CglC, giving the protein MSSRLALLVSAVLLCGGCKVNSDIGKKCLLVKKSTDPSRESDPVVEKDLSEGQDFISFGSLDCEDLVCVKDADMPLEKAENGQVFGYCSKACVQDELVDPCPVTDPEAIESVKSRMSCRALLLDQQALDDLRQNDPAAYRATFGDNNSPYFCAGNKLEP; this is encoded by the coding sequence ATGTCTTCGCGTCTGGCCCTGCTGGTGAGCGCCGTGCTGCTGTGCGGCGGTTGCAAGGTCAATTCCGATATCGGGAAGAAGTGCCTTCTGGTGAAGAAGAGCACGGACCCCAGCCGGGAGTCGGATCCCGTCGTGGAGAAGGACCTGTCCGAGGGCCAGGACTTCATCTCCTTCGGCTCGCTGGATTGCGAGGATCTGGTCTGCGTGAAGGACGCGGACATGCCCCTCGAGAAGGCCGAAAACGGGCAGGTCTTCGGCTACTGCAGCAAGGCCTGCGTGCAGGACGAGCTGGTGGACCCGTGCCCCGTCACCGATCCGGAGGCGATCGAGTCGGTGAAGAGCCGCATGAGCTGCCGCGCCCTGCTGCTGGATCAGCAGGCGCTGGACGACCTGCGCCAGAATGACCCGGCGGCGTACCGCGCCACGTTCGGCGACAACAACTCGCCCTACTTCTGCGCGGGCAACAAGCTCGAGCCGTAA
- a CDS encoding vWA domain-containing protein: protein MNKTVAFVSLAAGLALTALVLGLPHLAPPHPATPVEPPRPASASNGSLTMTSRLSHPYITPGSTDLFVTVDITGVEVPGAKRTPVNLAVVIDRSGSMSGYKLQQAKQAARHLVGLLGPEDRLAIVHYGSDVKSLPGLPATPANRERMLQYIEGIWDDGGTNIGAGLHAGHSHVAASRGDYSVNRIILLSDGQATEGITDDASLTEIVKSIRAEGVTVSSIGVGTDFNEDLMQGFAEYGAGAYGFLEDAGQLASLFQKDLQQASTSVARGVALTFQLPEGVMLGEVLGYRSSQEGRTVRVPLPDFSSGQVERVVARVTVVGSRAGSAVDVTGLKLAYTDLLKSAGVESAASLSAMVTERREEVLARQDKDATVYATRAMSAKNLKLAAQALREGRKEEAKGYVMQNEVLFNEAGAVASPAAVAADLEEQRAVLQEYEQASDDESVGAAVKRTKSKAMKSFGKLGSTY, encoded by the coding sequence ATGAACAAGACGGTCGCCTTCGTCTCCCTGGCCGCCGGACTGGCCCTCACCGCCCTGGTGCTGGGCCTGCCCCACCTGGCGCCGCCCCACCCCGCCACCCCGGTGGAGCCGCCCAGGCCCGCTAGCGCCTCCAATGGCTCGTTGACCATGACGAGCCGCCTGTCCCACCCCTACATCACCCCGGGCAGCACGGACCTCTTCGTCACGGTGGACATCACCGGCGTGGAGGTGCCGGGCGCCAAGCGCACGCCGGTGAACCTGGCGGTGGTCATCGACCGCTCGGGCTCCATGAGCGGCTACAAGCTGCAACAGGCCAAGCAGGCCGCGCGGCACCTCGTGGGGCTGTTGGGCCCGGAGGACCGGCTGGCCATCGTGCACTACGGCTCGGACGTGAAGAGCCTGCCGGGCCTGCCGGCCACTCCCGCCAACCGCGAGCGGATGCTCCAGTACATTGAAGGCATCTGGGACGATGGGGGCACCAACATCGGCGCGGGGTTGCACGCGGGCCACTCGCACGTGGCGGCCTCCCGGGGCGACTACAGCGTCAACCGCATCATCCTGCTGAGCGATGGCCAGGCCACCGAGGGCATCACCGACGACGCGAGCCTGACGGAGATCGTCAAGAGCATCCGCGCCGAGGGGGTGACGGTGAGCTCCATCGGCGTGGGCACGGACTTCAACGAGGACCTGATGCAGGGCTTCGCCGAGTACGGGGCGGGCGCGTACGGCTTCCTGGAGGACGCGGGACAGCTGGCCTCGCTCTTCCAGAAGGACCTGCAGCAGGCGTCCACCAGCGTGGCGCGCGGCGTGGCGCTGACCTTCCAGCTGCCCGAGGGGGTGATGCTGGGTGAGGTGCTGGGCTACCGCTCGTCCCAGGAGGGGCGCACGGTGCGGGTGCCGCTGCCGGACTTCTCCTCGGGCCAGGTGGAGCGCGTGGTGGCGCGGGTGACGGTGGTGGGCTCGCGGGCGGGGAGCGCGGTGGACGTCACGGGGCTGAAGCTGGCGTACACGGACCTGTTGAAGAGCGCGGGGGTGGAGAGCGCGGCGAGCCTGTCGGCGATGGTGACGGAGCGGCGGGAGGAGGTGCTCGCGCGGCAGGACAAGGACGCGACGGTGTACGCGACGCGGGCCATGAGCGCGAAGAACCTGAAGCTGGCGGCGCAGGCCCTGCGGGAGGGGCGCAAGGAGGAGGCGAAGGGCTACGTGATGCAGAACGAGGTGCTCTTCAACGAGGCGGGGGCGGTGGCGAGCCCGGCGGCGGTGGCGGCGGACCTGGAGGAGCAGCGGGCGGTGCTCCAGGAGTACGAGCAGGCGTCCGACGACGAGTCCGTGGGGGCGGCGGTCAAGCGGACGAAGAGCAAGGCCATGAAGAGCTTCGGCAAGCTGGGCTCCACCTACTGA
- the purE gene encoding 5-(carboxyamino)imidazole ribonucleotide mutase translates to MGGKSDLEHLRPGIDVLKELGIPHEVRVVSAHRTPDWMIEYAETAEKRGLSVIIAAAGGAAHLPGMVASKTLLPVLGVPIPATVLNGFDALMSIVQMPKGVPVGTMAIGKPGAINAALYAASILSLKYPELRARLAAWRQARTDEVLRDRELA, encoded by the coding sequence ATGGGGGGCAAGAGCGACCTGGAGCATCTGCGCCCCGGCATCGACGTGTTGAAGGAGCTGGGCATCCCGCATGAGGTGCGGGTGGTGTCGGCCCATCGCACGCCGGACTGGATGATCGAGTACGCGGAGACGGCCGAGAAGCGCGGCCTGTCCGTCATCATCGCGGCGGCCGGAGGCGCGGCCCACCTGCCCGGCATGGTGGCGAGCAAGACGCTGCTGCCCGTGCTCGGCGTGCCCATCCCCGCCACGGTGCTCAATGGCTTCGACGCGTTGATGTCCATCGTGCAGATGCCCAAGGGCGTGCCGGTGGGGACCATGGCCATTGGCAAGCCGGGCGCCATCAACGCCGCGCTGTACGCCGCCTCCATCCTGTCGCTCAAATACCCGGAGCTCCGCGCGCGGCTCGCCGCCTGGCGGCAGGCCCGCACCGACGAGGTGCTCCGGGACCGGGAGCTCGCATGA
- the purK gene encoding 5-(carboxyamino)imidazole ribonucleotide synthase: protein MNSKRTILPGGTLGILGGGQLGRMMALSARTLGYQVQALDPDPACSARFVVDQCYTADFSDVGDATRLARACDVVTLEIEKIPMATLRAVAQHAPLRPGPGVLDVVQNRGRQRAWLAKHGFPQGPWKQADLQESLATAATELGGRCFVKACEGGYDGRGQYQVKSAAEAPDAWRELGQRPVVVEAALDLEAELSVLVARSPNGEVAVYPPAYNHHEERILDWSLLPGQVPPQVSTQATELARAMATALEVEGLLVVEMFLLKDGRLLVNELAPRPHNSFHATEVACLTSQFEQAVRAVCNLPLGSVEVVRHAAIVNLLGDLWLNEGGPRFESVLAMPGVRLHLYGKREARKGRKMGHLSAVGTTPEEALARIKAARQALGA from the coding sequence ATGAACAGCAAGAGGACCATCCTGCCGGGCGGCACGCTCGGCATCCTCGGTGGTGGGCAGCTGGGCCGGATGATGGCGCTGTCCGCGCGCACCCTCGGCTATCAGGTGCAGGCGTTGGATCCGGACCCGGCGTGCTCGGCGCGCTTCGTGGTGGACCAGTGCTACACGGCCGACTTCAGCGACGTGGGGGATGCCACCCGGCTGGCCCGCGCGTGCGACGTGGTGACGCTGGAGATCGAGAAGATCCCCATGGCCACCCTGCGCGCCGTGGCCCAGCACGCGCCGCTGCGGCCGGGCCCCGGAGTGCTCGACGTGGTGCAGAACCGCGGGCGGCAGCGGGCCTGGCTGGCGAAGCACGGCTTCCCCCAGGGTCCCTGGAAGCAGGCGGACCTGCAGGAGTCCCTGGCCACGGCGGCCACGGAGCTGGGCGGGCGCTGCTTCGTGAAGGCCTGCGAGGGCGGTTACGACGGCCGGGGCCAGTACCAGGTGAAGTCCGCCGCCGAGGCCCCGGACGCCTGGCGCGAGCTGGGTCAGCGCCCGGTGGTGGTGGAGGCCGCGCTGGATCTGGAGGCCGAGCTGTCCGTGCTGGTGGCGCGCTCGCCCAACGGCGAGGTGGCCGTGTACCCGCCGGCCTACAACCACCATGAGGAGCGCATTCTCGACTGGTCCCTGCTGCCGGGCCAGGTGCCGCCCCAGGTGAGCACCCAGGCCACGGAGCTCGCCCGGGCCATGGCCACGGCGCTCGAGGTCGAGGGCCTGCTGGTGGTGGAGATGTTCCTCTTGAAGGACGGCCGGCTGCTGGTGAACGAGCTGGCGCCCCGCCCGCACAACAGCTTCCACGCCACCGAGGTGGCCTGCCTCACCAGCCAGTTCGAGCAGGCGGTGCGCGCGGTGTGCAACCTGCCGCTGGGCTCGGTGGAGGTGGTGCGGCACGCGGCCATCGTCAACCTGCTGGGCGACCTGTGGCTGAACGAGGGCGGGCCCCGGTTCGAGTCCGTGCTCGCCATGCCGGGCGTGCGGCTGCACCTGTATGGCAAGCGCGAGGCGCGCAAGGGCCGGAAGATGGGGCACCTGTCCGCCGTGGGCACCACCCCCGAGGAGGCCCTCGCCCGCATCAAGGCCGCCCGCCAGGCCCTGGGAGCGTGA
- the ybaK gene encoding Cys-tRNA(Pro) deacylase has protein sequence MKTNAARLLDSLGIRYELRDYDVDPEDLSAETVAAKVGMPPEQVFKTLVARGDRTGVLMAVVPGNGELDLKALARLSGDRKVDTVPLKELQPLTGYIRGGCTAIGGKKEYPVFVDETLELFDVIAVSAGVRGTQLVLSPADYLRVTKGKVGPISRDKPHA, from the coding sequence GTGAAGACGAACGCGGCACGGCTGCTGGACTCGCTCGGCATCCGCTACGAGCTGCGCGACTACGACGTGGACCCGGAGGACCTCTCCGCCGAGACCGTGGCCGCCAAGGTGGGCATGCCTCCGGAGCAGGTCTTCAAGACACTCGTGGCTCGCGGGGACCGCACCGGGGTGCTCATGGCCGTGGTGCCGGGCAACGGCGAGCTGGATCTCAAGGCGCTCGCGCGGCTGAGCGGGGACCGCAAGGTGGACACCGTGCCGCTCAAGGAACTCCAGCCACTCACCGGCTACATCCGCGGCGGCTGCACGGCCATCGGTGGCAAGAAGGAGTACCCCGTCTTCGTGGACGAGACGCTCGAGCTCTTCGATGTCATCGCCGTGTCCGCGGGCGTGCGGGGCACGCAGCTCGTGCTCTCGCCCGCGGATTATCTGCGCGTCACCAAGGGCAAGGTGGGACCCATCTCTCGCGACAAGCCCCACGCGTAG
- a CDS encoding zinc-dependent alcohol dehydrogenase: protein MRALTYDGPYRVSVRNKPEPKIEHPQDGIVRVTSAAICGSDLHLLHGLVPDTRIGFTFGHEFTGIVEEVGPGAQGIKKGDRVMLPFQIFCGGCYYCTRGLTSCCENTNPATDAGTGIYGYSHTMGGYDGGQAEYVRVPFIGVDAEKIPEDVEDLDALPITDAYTTGYQAAEMCDLKGGETVLVLGCGPVGLFAMWSAWAMGAGRVIAVDHVDYRLEFARSWLGVETLNFKDLDLVTTVKGMTEGRGADATIEAVGCEAAGGPMHRALGIYMKLEAGSPQAINFAIHATRKGGIISLIGAYGPPSLGVDIGTFMNKAQTMRTGQASVKRYMPHLLEHVRAGRIKPSKVFTHRLPLEQASHAYHTFAQKRDGCIKVALFPNGTIH, encoded by the coding sequence ATGCGAGCTCTCACCTATGACGGACCCTATCGAGTCTCCGTACGCAACAAACCCGAGCCGAAGATCGAGCATCCCCAGGACGGCATCGTCCGGGTAACGAGCGCGGCGATCTGCGGCTCCGATCTCCACCTGCTGCACGGGCTCGTCCCGGACACCCGCATCGGGTTCACGTTCGGCCACGAGTTCACGGGCATCGTGGAGGAGGTGGGCCCGGGGGCCCAGGGCATCAAGAAGGGCGACCGGGTGATGCTGCCGTTCCAGATCTTCTGTGGCGGCTGCTACTACTGCACGCGGGGCCTAACGTCGTGCTGCGAGAACACCAACCCGGCCACCGACGCGGGCACCGGTATCTACGGCTACTCGCACACCATGGGTGGCTACGACGGCGGCCAGGCGGAGTATGTCCGGGTGCCCTTCATCGGCGTGGACGCCGAGAAGATCCCCGAGGACGTCGAGGACCTGGACGCCCTGCCCATCACGGACGCGTACACCACCGGCTACCAGGCCGCCGAGATGTGCGATCTCAAGGGAGGTGAGACGGTCCTGGTGCTCGGGTGCGGCCCGGTGGGCCTGTTCGCGATGTGGTCGGCCTGGGCCATGGGCGCGGGCCGGGTCATCGCCGTCGACCATGTCGACTACCGGCTCGAGTTCGCCCGGAGCTGGCTGGGCGTCGAGACGCTCAACTTCAAGGACCTGGACCTCGTCACCACGGTGAAGGGGATGACGGAAGGCCGCGGCGCGGATGCCACCATCGAAGCGGTGGGTTGCGAGGCGGCGGGCGGGCCGATGCATCGCGCGCTGGGCATCTACATGAAGCTGGAGGCCGGCTCACCGCAGGCCATCAACTTCGCCATCCACGCGACGCGCAAGGGAGGAATCATCTCCCTGATTGGTGCCTACGGCCCTCCGTCGCTGGGCGTGGACATCGGCACCTTCATGAACAAGGCGCAGACGATGCGCACCGGCCAGGCCAGCGTGAAGCGCTACATGCCGCACCTGCTCGAGCACGTCCGCGCCGGGCGCATCAAGCCCAGCAAGGTCTTCACGCACCGGTTGCCACTCGAACAGGCGTCGCACGCCTACCACACGTTCGCCCAGAAGCGGGACGGGTGCATCAAGGTGGCCCTCTTCCCCAACGGAACCATTCACTAG
- a CDS encoding alpha/beta fold hydrolase encodes MGVLARNNVKVPGKNAQPMLFSHGFGCDQNMWRFVAPAFASDYRAVLFDHVGAGGSELSAYDRTKYGTLQGYADDVLELCHELHLEQVVFVGHSVSAMIGVLAAIKEPERFARLVLVGPSPCYLNDGEYPGGFSHLDIEQMLESLDDNYLGWSSTMAPVLMGNPDQPELGAELTNSFCRTHPEIAKHFARVTFLSDNRADLPKVRTPSLVLQCSNDPIAPRAVGEYVHRHLAGSELVLMKATGHCPNLSAPAETIAAMETFLGVRANRVAS; translated from the coding sequence ATGGGTGTTCTCGCCAGGAATAACGTCAAGGTGCCGGGCAAGAACGCTCAGCCCATGCTCTTCTCGCATGGCTTCGGTTGCGATCAGAACATGTGGCGCTTCGTCGCGCCCGCCTTCGCCAGCGACTACCGCGCCGTCCTGTTCGACCACGTCGGTGCTGGCGGCTCGGAGCTCTCCGCCTACGATCGCACGAAGTACGGAACGCTCCAGGGCTACGCCGACGATGTCCTGGAGCTCTGCCACGAGCTCCACCTCGAGCAGGTGGTCTTCGTCGGTCATTCCGTGAGCGCGATGATCGGAGTGCTGGCGGCGATCAAGGAGCCGGAACGTTTCGCCAGGCTCGTGCTCGTCGGACCCTCGCCCTGCTACCTCAACGATGGGGAGTATCCCGGTGGCTTCTCCCACCTGGACATCGAGCAGATGCTGGAGTCGCTCGACGACAACTACCTTGGCTGGTCCAGCACGATGGCACCCGTGCTCATGGGCAATCCGGACCAGCCCGAGCTCGGGGCGGAGCTCACCAACAGCTTCTGCCGCACCCATCCCGAGATCGCGAAGCACTTCGCACGCGTCACCTTCCTCTCCGACAACAGGGCCGACCTGCCCAAGGTGAGGACGCCCTCCCTGGTGCTCCAGTGCTCGAACGATCCCATCGCCCCGCGGGCGGTGGGTGAATACGTGCACCGCCACCTGGCGGGCAGCGAGCTGGTGCTCATGAAGGCAACCGGGCACTGCCCGAACCTGAGCGCCCCTGCGGAGACCATCGCCGCGATGGAAACGTTCCTGGGCGTGCGAGCGAACCGTGTCGCGAGTTGA
- a CDS encoding ATP-binding protein, with amino-acid sequence MSRVDEERTGLEEGQLEESAEELYEHAPCGYISTRPDGLIIKVNQTFLSWTGYQREELLGRKRFYELLTMAGRIFHETHYAPLLRMQGFVRELRLELVCANQLTLPILINSVQKKDAAGTPLLNRTTIFNATERKLYERELLLARRKAEQEAQNKAALLATISHEIRNPLSALTAATRLLGMTPLSEKQEKYLRILAASSGSLLALVNDILDWSKIEAGKLSLEQRPFDPRELLIGIVNGLAARAEEKKLLLRADLDERLPARLLGDPVKLGQILTNLTSNAIKFTERGSVTLTLAVRAQHEGECSVDFRVSDTGIGIAPDQLATIFEEYTQASYDIGMKYGGTGLGLSISRKLLELHGSKMSVESVVGKGSTFSFELRLKTGEDVSTEVPRSAVPEQALRGLRVLLAEDSDVNTYVLTHWLERWGIAFDTVQNGRLAVEQVLKGGYDLVLMDLHMPGLNGYEATRTIRQQPDERLRQLPIIAISASAQLWQHGSVRQAGFTDFISKPFDTDVLFRMMALHTSRELPEPPESPEQEPARPRPEPLASATAPAPDFSLARLEQRADGDPQVRAALARLTLHELEQTRPALRSALAAGAPDKLEHLCQELEGTIRLLDADALAAALRRAKSLLASDKRPPARVQAVTFAVDWEMEALIEALAGIANQDF; translated from the coding sequence GTGTCGCGAGTTGACGAGGAGCGCACCGGGCTCGAGGAGGGGCAGCTCGAGGAGTCCGCGGAGGAGCTCTACGAACATGCTCCGTGTGGCTACATCTCGACGCGTCCGGATGGGCTGATCATCAAGGTCAACCAGACCTTCCTGTCCTGGACCGGTTATCAGCGCGAGGAGCTGCTCGGCCGCAAGCGGTTCTACGAGCTGCTCACGATGGCCGGCCGCATCTTCCACGAGACGCACTACGCACCGCTCCTGCGGATGCAGGGTTTCGTCCGGGAGCTCAGGCTCGAGCTGGTGTGTGCCAACCAGCTTACGCTCCCCATCCTGATCAACTCCGTGCAGAAGAAGGACGCAGCCGGTACGCCCCTCCTCAACCGGACGACGATCTTCAACGCGACGGAGCGCAAGCTCTATGAGCGCGAGCTGCTGCTGGCGCGAAGGAAGGCCGAGCAGGAAGCCCAGAACAAGGCCGCTCTCCTGGCGACGATCAGCCACGAGATCCGCAATCCCCTCAGCGCGCTCACCGCCGCCACCCGGCTGCTGGGGATGACCCCCCTCTCCGAGAAGCAGGAGAAGTACCTTCGAATCCTCGCGGCGTCGTCGGGCAGCCTGCTCGCCCTGGTCAACGACATCCTCGATTGGAGCAAGATCGAGGCGGGCAAGCTCTCGCTGGAACAGCGTCCGTTCGACCCCCGCGAGCTGCTCATCGGCATCGTGAACGGCCTGGCCGCCCGAGCCGAGGAGAAGAAGCTCTTGCTCCGCGCCGACCTCGACGAACGGCTGCCGGCCCGTCTTCTGGGAGACCCGGTCAAGCTCGGGCAGATCCTCACCAATCTCACGAGCAACGCGATCAAGTTCACGGAGCGGGGCTCGGTGACCCTCACGTTGGCCGTCCGCGCCCAGCACGAGGGCGAGTGCAGCGTGGACTTCCGGGTGAGCGACACGGGGATAGGCATCGCGCCGGATCAACTGGCCACCATCTTCGAGGAGTACACCCAGGCGAGCTACGACATCGGGATGAAGTACGGAGGCACGGGCCTTGGCCTCTCCATCAGCCGCAAGCTGCTCGAGCTGCATGGCAGCAAGATGTCCGTGGAGAGCGTGGTGGGAAAGGGCTCCACCTTCTCCTTCGAGCTGCGCTTGAAGACCGGGGAGGACGTCTCCACCGAAGTGCCCAGGAGCGCGGTCCCCGAGCAGGCGCTGCGAGGGCTGCGTGTGCTCCTCGCCGAGGACAGTGACGTCAACACCTATGTCCTCACCCACTGGCTCGAGCGTTGGGGTATTGCCTTCGACACGGTCCAGAACGGACGGCTGGCGGTGGAGCAGGTGCTCAAGGGCGGTTACGACCTCGTCCTCATGGACCTGCACATGCCGGGGCTCAACGGCTACGAGGCAACGCGGACCATCCGGCAACAGCCGGACGAGCGGCTTCGCCAGCTTCCGATCATCGCCATCTCGGCCTCCGCCCAGCTCTGGCAGCACGGCAGCGTCAGGCAAGCCGGCTTCACCGACTTCATCAGCAAACCCTTCGACACGGACGTGCTGTTTCGCATGATGGCGCTGCATACGTCGCGCGAGCTGCCGGAGCCGCCCGAGAGCCCCGAGCAAGAGCCAGCCCGCCCGCGCCCCGAGCCGCTCGCGAGCGCCACCGCCCCGGCGCCCGACTTCAGCCTCGCCAGGCTGGAGCAACGAGCGGATGGCGACCCACAGGTCCGCGCGGCGCTGGCCCGCCTCACGCTCCATGAGCTCGAGCAGACCAGGCCGGCGCTCCGCTCCGCGCTCGCGGCGGGCGCTCCCGACAAGCTCGAGCACCTCTGCCAGGAACTCGAGGGGACGATCCGGCTGCTCGATGCCGATGCGCTCGCGGCGGCCCTTCGCCGCGCGAAGAGCCTGCTCGCCAGCGACAAGCGGCCCCCCGCACGCGTGCAGGCGGTCACGTTCGCGGTCGATTGGGAGATGGAAGCGCTCATCGAGGCCCTGGCCGGCATCGCGAACCAGGACTTCTGA
- a CDS encoding low molecular weight phosphatase family protein, with translation MKTVIFACVHNAGRSQMAAAFFNALADPQKARGVSAGTQPGERVHPEVQSAMAELGIDLSGAKPQRLTDELARGAQWLITMGCGEACPHVPGLKRDDWPLEDPKGKPVERVREIRDEVRARVAALLAREGWLG, from the coding sequence ATGAAGACGGTCATCTTCGCCTGTGTCCACAACGCCGGCCGCTCGCAGATGGCGGCGGCCTTCTTCAACGCGCTGGCCGATCCCCAGAAGGCCCGGGGGGTGTCCGCCGGCACGCAGCCCGGCGAGCGTGTGCACCCGGAGGTCCAGTCCGCCATGGCCGAGCTGGGCATCGACCTGTCGGGAGCGAAGCCCCAGCGGCTCACGGACGAGCTGGCGCGGGGCGCGCAGTGGCTCATCACCATGGGCTGTGGCGAGGCCTGCCCGCATGTGCCCGGGCTGAAGCGCGATGACTGGCCGCTGGAGGATCCCAAGGGCAAACCGGTGGAGCGGGTGCGCGAGATTCGCGACGAGGTGCGCGCACGTGTGGCGGCCCTCCTGGCCCGAGAGGGCTGGCTCGGGTAG